The nucleotide sequence ATAGATAATATATTAGAATTTGGAGTTGCAAATTCAAGGTTTTTAAAGGCTAAGGTTCAAGTAGATCTTTCACGCAATCTGGTAAGAGAGTTAACTGAAAATCGAAGTCCAGAATTTACCACACGAGTTGTGTTACTAAGCTATTTGATAGACGGGCAGGCGGATCTTTTTCTATATAGAAAGAATGGTGTGCTTCGTTATTTCTTCAGAGAAGATAATAATATTCCGGAACAACTCATCTACAAAAGATATTTGATCTCTGGGAAGATAGCAATCAATAATTACTTTCAGCAACAACTGTTTGTGATGCTAAATTGCAGCAATAGAGATGTAGCAGATTATAAGAAAATTTCTTATAACAAAAGTGATCTTGAAAATTATTTTATAGATTACAATAAATGTAGTGATGCCGCTATCTCTAATTATGGCAAGAATAATTCATCGGGCAAATTAAATATAAAAGCATTGGTAGGAGCAGATTTTACTAATATGGATATCGAAAATGGTCTTAATGCTACAGGTATTTCTTTAGCTAATGAAATCTCTATTCGGGTTGGTGCAGAAATAGAATACGTTTTACCTTTTAATAAAAATAAATGGGCTGTTTTTGCGCAACCAGTCTATAGAAGTTTTAAGGCAGAAAAACATCTTACCAAAAGTTATGAATCAGATTTTTCAATAAACAGTAGGTCTGTAGAATTAGCTATTGGAGTTAGACATTATTTCTTCTTAAGTTCTACAACTAAGTTATTTGTAAACGCCGTTGTAAGTGCAGATCTTCCTGTAAATACAGAGGTTGCCTTTGCAAATACATTTATGAACGAAGATCCGTTTTTAGATGAATTTAAATCGGGATCGAGTTTTGGAGTAGGTGCTGGAGCTACTTTGTTCAACAAACTAGCGGTGGAATTTCGTTACAATTCTTCTCGAGACCTAAATGGTTCTAGGTTTGTTGATGGCACCTATAATTTAGATTTTGTGTCATCGTATGGCACTGCTTCGCTCATATTCACATATTCATTTTTGTAAATATCTACAGTATTAATCCTATTTCTATAGGCTTATTTACTAAAACGATGTAGTGAAAATTCCTTCTAAAACTTTCTGAATTCTTAAAAAATTGAGCTTCAATTTGTATCTTGTCATCTGATTACTATATAAAAACAAAATATAATATTATGAGTATAATTATCAATATTCACGCACGTCAGATATTTGATTCAAGAGGGAACCCTACTGTAGAAGTAGATGTAATTACAGAAAACGGAATTTTAGGTAGAGCAGCAGTACCTTCTGGAGCTTCTACAGGAGAGCATGAAGCTGTAGAGTTAAGAGACGGTGGAAAGGAATTCATGGGGAAAGGAGTTTCTAAGGCTGTAGATAATGTTAATTCTGTTCTTGCTGAAGAATTGTTAGGTTACTCTGTTTTTGATCAGAATTTGATAGATCAGGCAATGATCGAACTAGATGGTACCCCAAATAAAGCGAAGCTTGGAGCCAACGCTATTTTAGGAGTTTCTCTTGCGGTTGCTAAAGCGGCAGCGAATGAGTTAAATATGCCATTATATAGATATATTGGAGGAGTAAGTGCAAATACACTTCCAGTACCTATGATGAATATCATTAACGGTGGTTCTCATAGTGATGCTCCAATCGCATTTCAAGAATTTATGATCATGCCTGTGAAAGCAAAAACTTTCTCTCATGCTTTGCAAATGGGAACTGAGATCTTCCATAATCTTAAGAAAGTGTTACATGACAGAGGTTTAAGTACTGCTGTTGGTGATGAAGGTGGATTTGCTCCAACCTTAGATGGTACTGAGGATGCATTAGAAACTATTTTATTAGCAATTAAGAAAGCAGGGTATAAAGGAGGAGATGAAGTAATGATAGCTTTAGATTGTGCTGCAGCAGAATTCTATGAGAATGGTAAATACGATTATAAGAAATTTGAAGGTGAAGGTGGAGTAACAAGAAGCAGCGAAGAACAAGCAGATTATTTAGCAGAACTTGCTTCTAAATATCCAATCATCTCTATTGAAGATGGAATGGATGAAAATGACTGGGAAGGATGGAAATATCTTACAGATAAAATTGGA is from Gillisia sp. Hel1_33_143 and encodes:
- the eno gene encoding phosphopyruvate hydratase, whose amino-acid sequence is MSIIINIHARQIFDSRGNPTVEVDVITENGILGRAAVPSGASTGEHEAVELRDGGKEFMGKGVSKAVDNVNSVLAEELLGYSVFDQNLIDQAMIELDGTPNKAKLGANAILGVSLAVAKAAANELNMPLYRYIGGVSANTLPVPMMNIINGGSHSDAPIAFQEFMIMPVKAKTFSHALQMGTEIFHNLKKVLHDRGLSTAVGDEGGFAPTLDGTEDALETILLAIKKAGYKGGDEVMIALDCAAAEFYENGKYDYKKFEGEGGVTRSSEEQADYLAELASKYPIISIEDGMDENDWEGWKYLTDKIGDKVQLVGDDLFVTNVERLSRGINEGIANSILIKVNQIGTLTETIAAVNMAKNAGYTSVISHRSGETEDNTIADLAVALNTGQIKTGSASRSDRMAKYNQLLRIEEELGSVAYFPQMKAFKI